A genomic segment from Saprospiraceae bacterium encodes:
- a CDS encoding Crp/Fnr family transcriptional regulator, with product MTFEQQEILELIQQNFPAIAEKGLQEEIAMVGKIREFRAGEMIQDYGSYIKLVPLVVSGSIKVLREDEEGNELFLYYLQGGETCSMSFSCCMMNKQSDIRTIAEDNTRIIAIPIQYVDTWMRKYQSWKNFVMQSYDLRMKELIRTIDSIAFKKMDERLLEYLERKAKATSSSVIQATHQEIAYDLNASREAVSRLLKQLENQGQVQLGRNKIELM from the coding sequence ATGACTTTCGAGCAACAAGAAATATTAGAACTTATTCAACAGAATTTTCCTGCTATTGCTGAAAAGGGACTGCAAGAAGAGATAGCCATGGTGGGGAAGATTCGGGAATTCCGAGCTGGTGAAATGATACAGGATTACGGCAGCTATATTAAACTGGTGCCTTTAGTGGTTTCGGGTAGTATTAAAGTATTGCGGGAAGATGAAGAAGGAAATGAATTATTTCTCTATTATCTTCAGGGGGGAGAAACCTGCTCCATGTCCTTTTCTTGTTGTATGATGAATAAGCAAAGTGATATTCGGACCATTGCGGAGGACAATACGCGAATAATTGCGATTCCTATTCAATATGTAGATACCTGGATGAGGAAATACCAAAGTTGGAAAAACTTTGTCATGCAATCTTATGATTTGCGGATGAAGGAGTTGATTCGAACCATAGATAGTATTGCGTTTAAAAAGATGGATGAGCGATTGCTCGAATACCTTGAAAGGAAAGCCAAGGCGACCTCCTCTTCCGTGATTCAGGCTACCCACCAGGAAATTGCCTATGACCTGAATGCCTCGCGGGAGGCTGTTTCCCGCCTTTTAAAACAGTTGGAGAACCAGGGACAGGTGCAGTTAGGTAGAAACAAAATTGAGCTAATGTGA
- a CDS encoding metalloregulator ArsR/SmtB family transcription factor, producing the protein MDTNNVLKDELVEKLERIAYILKTVAHPTRLAIIHLLEQYPRLSVKDICEKTGSEQSLTSHHLQNMRLKGILSVKREGRSMMYSLKERDVSLIIECLENCQCNM; encoded by the coding sequence ATGGATACAAACAATGTTCTAAAAGACGAATTAGTTGAAAAATTGGAGCGCATTGCTTATATTTTGAAAACGGTTGCCCATCCTACTCGGTTGGCTATCATTCATTTACTTGAGCAATACCCAAGACTTTCTGTAAAAGATATTTGCGAAAAAACAGGCAGTGAGCAGTCGCTTACTTCTCATCATCTTCAAAATATGCGGCTAAAAGGCATTTTAAGTGTCAAGCGGGAAGGTAGAAGTATGATGTATTCCCTCAAGGAGCGAGATGTTTCTTTGATCATTGAGTGTTTAGAAAATTGCCAGTGTAATATGTAA
- a CDS encoding zinc-binding alcohol dehydrogenase family protein: MEFIVCEEPGVFAIKAKEVPLKKEGEALVRIKNVGICGTDLHAYQGNQAFFTYPRILGHELAGEIIDIDANKQGLKKGDKVGVMPYVSCGTCVACRQGKTNCCTSLQVLGVHTDGGMQEVISIPTALLLPANHLEWVEIAIMEPLAISAHAIRRSQLTASDTVIVMGCGPIGIGIMAFALAEGAKVIAMDVNADRLAYVQGVIGVHHAINALDKDVLEQIQTLTEGDLANVVFDATGSKQALENGVNFMAHGGRFVLVGLFKGDLSFYHPFIHARETTLICSRNATLQDFNYVMEKLEQKAFPVNSFVTHTVPFLSMPAHFDSWLKPETGVIKAMLEL; encoded by the coding sequence ATGGAATTTATTGTTTGTGAGGAGCCTGGTGTCTTTGCTATAAAAGCGAAAGAGGTGCCCTTGAAAAAAGAAGGGGAGGCGCTGGTCAGGATAAAAAATGTGGGTATCTGTGGGACAGATTTGCATGCTTACCAGGGCAATCAAGCTTTTTTTACTTATCCAAGAATATTGGGGCACGAGTTGGCAGGGGAAATTATAGACATTGATGCCAATAAACAAGGACTTAAGAAGGGCGACAAAGTAGGGGTAATGCCCTATGTAAGTTGTGGAACCTGTGTCGCTTGTCGGCAGGGTAAAACCAACTGTTGTACTTCGCTTCAAGTGTTGGGCGTTCATACCGATGGAGGGATGCAAGAAGTGATCAGCATTCCAACCGCCTTATTGTTACCTGCCAATCACCTGGAATGGGTTGAAATTGCGATTATGGAACCATTGGCTATCAGTGCCCATGCGATAAGACGATCTCAATTGACCGCAAGCGATACGGTCATTGTAATGGGTTGCGGCCCAATTGGCATAGGGATTATGGCATTTGCTTTGGCGGAAGGGGCGAAGGTCATAGCGATGGATGTGAATGCCGATCGTTTGGCCTATGTTCAAGGGGTTATTGGGGTCCATCATGCCATAAATGCTCTGGATAAGGATGTGCTGGAGCAAATACAAACTTTAACAGAGGGGGACTTGGCTAATGTCGTTTTTGATGCCACAGGCAGTAAGCAGGCGCTGGAAAATGGTGTGAATTTCATGGCGCACGGCGGCCGCTTTGTATTAGTTGGCCTCTTCAAAGGAGACCTCAGCTTTTACCATCCGTTTATTCATGCCAGAGAAACAACCCTGATCTGTAGTCGAAACGCCACCTTGCAAGATTTTAATTATGTGATGGAAAAATTGGAACAAAAAGCCTTTCCTGTCAACTCTTTTGTGACCCACACTGTTCCTTTTTTAAGCATGCCAGCCCATTTTGATAGCTGGCTTAAGCCAGAAACAGGCGTTATTAAAGCCATGTTAGAACTGTAG
- a CDS encoding LacI family DNA-binding transcriptional regulator, which translates to MKNKKTTINDIARALSISPSAVSKALNQHPRISKTTREAVEAMARQMRYEPNHIAAALRKGKSQLIGIIVPAIDINFFAVVVKGIEFVVNQAGYNVIISQSHDSFEKEQQNIDALLKTQVDGIICSLANSTTQHRHLEKVLQQGVPLVLFDRTEDQLPLSTVVIDDYQGATVATQHLISQGCRKILHLAGPQKVMPYQLRAQGFKDALKTSMVPIHKTWIIESTLSIQDGRHAMADCLATGICPDGVFASSDQAALGALQILKAHGLAIPNDVAIIGFSNEPFTSYVQPALSTVEQYGEKMGQLAANLILEQCNQEIGRFVHRKIVLPTALVIRDSSDRKRKL; encoded by the coding sequence TTGAAAAATAAAAAAACAACTATCAATGATATTGCCCGGGCCCTAAGCATTTCTCCATCTGCTGTTTCAAAGGCATTAAACCAACATCCCCGCATCAGTAAAACAACCCGCGAGGCAGTTGAAGCGATGGCTAGGCAAATGCGCTATGAACCCAACCATATTGCTGCTGCCTTGAGAAAGGGAAAGAGCCAATTAATTGGCATTATAGTGCCTGCTATCGATATTAATTTTTTTGCAGTTGTCGTAAAAGGAATTGAGTTCGTGGTAAATCAGGCTGGTTATAATGTGATCATTTCGCAATCCCATGATTCCTTTGAAAAAGAGCAGCAAAATATAGATGCTTTACTAAAAACACAAGTGGACGGAATCATTTGTTCCCTTGCCAATAGCACCACCCAGCACCGTCATTTAGAAAAAGTCCTCCAACAAGGAGTTCCGCTGGTGCTTTTTGATAGAACCGAAGATCAGCTGCCATTGAGTACAGTTGTAATAGATGATTACCAAGGTGCTACAGTTGCAACCCAACACCTTATCAGCCAAGGATGTAGGAAAATCTTACACCTGGCAGGGCCTCAAAAAGTGATGCCCTACCAATTGCGTGCACAAGGTTTTAAGGATGCCCTGAAAACCAGTATGGTGCCCATTCATAAGACCTGGATAATTGAAAGTACGCTTAGCATACAGGATGGTCGTCATGCCATGGCTGATTGTTTAGCCACAGGCATTTGCCCCGATGGTGTTTTTGCTTCCAGTGACCAGGCTGCGCTCGGTGCATTGCAAATTTTAAAGGCGCATGGCTTGGCCATTCCAAATGATGTTGCTATCATTGGTTTTAGTAATGAGCCTTTCACCTCCTATGTTCAACCCGCTCTTTCTACCGTGGAACAGTATGGAGAAAAGATGGGACAATTGGCTGCTAACTTAATCTTGGAGCAATGCAATCAAGAAATAGGACGTTTTGTTCACCGCAAAATTGTTCTTCCAACAGCCCTGGTGATCAGGGACTCATCCGATAGAAAAAGAAAACTATAA